In the genome of Quercus robur chromosome 3, dhQueRobu3.1, whole genome shotgun sequence, one region contains:
- the LOC126719151 gene encoding uncharacterized protein LOC126719151 — protein sequence MVGLGPNQAESIGSQRPDHFRELERRRDRKESVCTTHTNKSQSRGRNHVSHEENARNMQKKIDHLKRKLHHERRRNSDSSSRDLVNDALSKALNQISKSPFTHWIEEGKLPRRFIQPTFTLYNGRTDPIEYVSHFNQNMAVHSKNEALMCKIFPSNLGPVAMRWFDGLKAGSIDSFKELTRTIGSRFITCSQAPRPLASLLSLSMREGETLKTYLDRYWEMVNEVDGDFEDVAVNTFKLGLPAEHGLRKSLTGKPVTGIRQLMDQIDKYKSFQEDHPREMRDFRSDRCNNNRPQRDFSGQSGPADPQVVNAVF from the exons ATGGTCGGTTTAGGTCCAAATCAAGCAGAATCTATAGGGTCTCAACGTCCGGATCATTTCCGTGAACTTGAGCGAAGGAGAGACCGAAAGGAAAGTGTATGCACTACCCACACCAATAAGAGTCAGTCTCGGGGAAGAAACCATGTCTCTCATGAGGAGAATGCTAGAAACATGCAAAAGAAGATTGATcacctaaaaagaaaattacaccACGAGCGCAGAAG AAACAGTGATTCATCCTCGAGGGACCTGGTAAATGATGCCCTAAGTAAAGCACTCAACCAAATCTCCAAATCGCCTTTCACACACTGGATTGAGGAAGGGAAACTCCCTCGGCGGTTTATTCAACCCACTTTCACCTTGTATAACGGCAGGACTGATCCTATTGAATATGTTAGCCACTTTAATCAAAATATGGCTGTACATTCCAAgaatgaagccttgatgtgcaagatTTTCCCATCTAATTTGGGGCctgtggcgatgaggtggtttgatggtttgAAGGCAGGTTCCATCGACTCTTTTAAGGAACTCACTCGAACAATTGGGTCTCGTTTTATCACATGCAGCCAAGCTCCTCGCCCTTTGGCTTCCTTGCTATCTCTATCCATGAGAGAAGGAGAAACTTTGAAAACATACTTAGATAGGTATTGGGAAATGGTCAACGAGGTAGATGGTGATTTTGAAGATGTAGCCGTTAACACTTTCAAACTCGGCTTGCCTGCTGAGCACGGCCTGAGAAAGTCTTTGACGGGGAAACCTGTTACTGGTATACGTCAGCTCATGGATCAGATTGATAAGTATAAGAGTTTTCAGGAAGATCACCCTCGggagatgagggatttcaggtcggaccgctgTAATAATAACAGACCCCAAAGAGATTTTTCAGGACAATCTGGGCCTGCAGACCCTCAAGTGGTAAACGCTGTGTTCTGA